Proteins co-encoded in one Methanomassiliicoccales archaeon genomic window:
- a CDS encoding thermosome subunit, with amino-acid sequence MAYAMGGSQPIIVLKEGTERSKNREAQSNNIAAAKAVADSVRSTLGPKGMDKMLVDSVGDVVITNDGVTILKEIDVQHPAAKMVVEVAKTQDTECGDGTTTAVILAGELLKKAESLIESNVHPTIIANGYKMAATEAVKILEDMAFDATKKQSEILKKVAITAMTGKSVGGHSEYLADMAVKSVISIAEERDGKYIVDVDNIKVEKKIGASIAETEVIEGLVIDKERVHPRMPKKIEGAKIALLKPAMEIKKTEIDAKISIKNPESMARFLEEEESTLRKMVETVKAVGANVVFCQKGIDDLVQHYLAKEGIYAIRRIKASDMEKLAKATGAKLVGSIDEISEDDLGHSELVEQKKVGEEGMTFITGCVNPKAVTLLIRGGTDHVIDEVDRAMHDALRVVGVTLEDGKAVTGGGSSEIELSLRLANYAASVGGREQLAIEAFAEAMEAIPWALAENAGLDAIDVVIKLKSAHEQKNKKAKVMGVNLANGEPINMLDENVIEPLRCKTQAVKAAAEVANMILRIDDVIASKSAPPMPPGGGGMGGMPGMGMGGMPGMM; translated from the coding sequence ATGGCGTACGCAATGGGAGGTTCTCAGCCTATCATAGTCTTGAAGGAAGGAACTGAGAGATCGAAGAACAGGGAAGCACAGTCTAACAACATTGCCGCCGCGAAAGCCGTTGCTGATTCTGTACGATCCACTCTGGGTCCAAAGGGCATGGACAAGATGCTCGTGGACTCTGTAGGGGACGTAGTCATCACTAATGATGGTGTCACGATTCTCAAGGAGATTGACGTGCAGCATCCAGCGGCCAAGATGGTGGTAGAGGTCGCCAAGACCCAGGATACTGAATGCGGAGATGGAACCACAACCGCAGTAATTCTGGCCGGCGAGTTGCTCAAGAAGGCAGAAAGCCTGATTGAGTCGAATGTGCACCCCACAATAATTGCAAATGGTTACAAGATGGCCGCCACTGAGGCAGTGAAGATCCTTGAGGACATGGCGTTCGATGCTACTAAGAAGCAGAGCGAAATCCTCAAGAAGGTCGCCATTACTGCCATGACCGGTAAGAGTGTTGGTGGTCATAGCGAATACCTCGCTGACATGGCTGTCAAGTCCGTCATCTCCATAGCTGAGGAGAGAGACGGTAAGTACATAGTGGACGTCGACAACATCAAGGTCGAGAAGAAGATCGGCGCCTCCATAGCCGAAACAGAGGTCATCGAAGGCTTGGTCATTGACAAGGAGCGTGTTCACCCCAGGATGCCCAAGAAGATCGAAGGTGCAAAGATCGCTCTTCTGAAACCCGCTATGGAGATCAAGAAGACAGAGATCGATGCCAAGATTTCGATAAAGAACCCTGAGTCCATGGCGCGCTTCCTCGAGGAGGAGGAGTCCACCCTGAGGAAGATGGTCGAGACAGTTAAGGCCGTTGGTGCGAACGTGGTATTCTGCCAGAAGGGTATCGACGACCTGGTCCAGCACTACTTGGCCAAGGAGGGCATATATGCCATCCGCAGGATCAAGGCCTCGGACATGGAGAAACTGGCGAAGGCCACTGGAGCCAAACTTGTGGGTAGCATCGATGAGATCAGTGAGGATGACCTTGGTCACTCTGAGCTTGTAGAGCAGAAGAAGGTCGGTGAGGAAGGCATGACCTTTATCACCGGATGTGTGAACCCCAAGGCCGTCACGCTTCTGATAAGAGGTGGGACCGACCATGTCATCGACGAGGTCGACCGCGCAATGCACGATGCCCTGAGGGTAGTTGGCGTTACCCTTGAAGACGGAAAGGCCGTTACTGGTGGAGGCTCATCCGAGATCGAGCTCTCACTCAGATTGGCCAACTATGCCGCCAGTGTCGGTGGAAGGGAACAGCTGGCTATCGAGGCTTTCGCCGAGGCGATGGAAGCCATACCCTGGGCACTTGCCGAGAATGCTGGTCTGGACGCGATTGACGTTGTCATAAAGCTCAAGAGCGCCCACGAGCAGAAGAACAAGAAGGCCAAAGTCATGGGCGTTAACCTCGCCAACGGGGAGCCCATCAACATGCTGGATGAGAATGTCATCGAGCCTCTAAGATGCAAGACCCAGGCAGTGAAAGCCGCCGCAGAGGTCGCCAATATGATCCTTAGGATCGATGATGTTATCGCTTCCAAGTCGGCACCCCCAATGCCTCCGGGTGGCGGAGGAATGGGCGGAATGCCCGGTATGGGAATGGGCGGAATGCCCGGCATGATGTGA
- a CDS encoding TfoX/Sxy family protein → MEERKVPWKKPNPELVDLLSMELQDLDCELRKMFGSPAYFVNDNMFMGVHGDHIFMRLSQNDRETILEERDDVHPFIPREGRTIKEYVAFEESFLRDVEIFREWKNKSFAFVSSLPEKEKKSKNR, encoded by the coding sequence ATGGAGGAAAGGAAGGTGCCTTGGAAGAAGCCAAACCCTGAGTTGGTTGACCTACTTTCAATGGAACTCCAAGATCTCGATTGTGAGCTCAGGAAGATGTTCGGGTCTCCAGCTTACTTCGTTAACGACAACATGTTCATGGGTGTGCATGGTGACCATATATTCATGAGGCTGTCCCAGAATGATCGAGAAACCATTCTTGAGGAGCGGGATGATGTCCATCCTTTCATACCAAGGGAGGGAAGGACCATAAAGGAATATGTAGCATTTGAAGAATCATTCCTTAGGGATGTCGAAATATTCAGAGAATGGAAGAACAAGTCCTTCGCATTCGTGTCATCCCTTCCAGAGAAGGAGAAGAAGAGCAAGAATCGATGA
- a CDS encoding radical SAM protein: MRITFDLSSFNKSQPLRSNGVCRYLETGCSKALSPSRLPGLDWALNPYIGCEHGCTYCYVPSIMNMDRREWGQLVKIKRRVPNLLAKELKRTEGIIGVGTVTDPYQPIEKKLELTRKCLDLISHSHCTVSVHTKSDLIVRDADILRAIPGSEVGVTITTIDQRMAKYFEPNAPSPENRLGAMRDLVNSEVDTYALIAPMIPLVTDIDLEALVGAIDHAGVGKVMIDPLRLRDGMLDNLISILQPIEYFNSGLFKEMITSKSYFHELEDRIIHICQEFGIECVSAF; encoded by the coding sequence TTGAGGATTACCTTTGATTTGTCTTCCTTCAACAAAAGCCAGCCTCTTCGATCCAACGGCGTTTGCAGATATCTCGAGACGGGTTGCTCTAAGGCGCTTTCCCCCTCCCGTCTTCCGGGATTAGACTGGGCACTGAATCCATATATTGGATGCGAACATGGTTGCACCTATTGCTACGTCCCCTCGATCATGAACATGGACAGGAGGGAATGGGGGCAATTGGTGAAGATAAAGAGAAGAGTGCCCAATCTACTGGCGAAGGAGCTGAAACGAACAGAGGGGATCATAGGAGTGGGCACCGTAACAGATCCTTATCAACCCATAGAAAAGAAATTGGAGCTCACCAGAAAATGCCTTGATCTCATCTCGCATTCCCACTGCACTGTCAGTGTTCACACGAAATCAGATCTTATTGTGAGGGATGCGGACATACTTCGTGCGATTCCTGGAAGTGAGGTCGGCGTTACCATAACTACCATCGACCAGAGGATGGCAAAGTATTTCGAGCCAAATGCACCGTCACCAGAGAATCGACTTGGTGCAATGAGGGATCTGGTCAATTCGGAGGTTGATACATATGCCCTCATCGCCCCAATGATCCCCCTGGTCACTGACATTGATCTCGAGGCCTTGGTTGGGGCCATAGATCATGCCGGAGTAGGAAAGGTGATGATCGATCCCTTAAGGTTGAGGGATGGAATGCTGGACAATCTTATATCTATCCTGCAGCCCATAGAATACTTCAATTCAGGACTTTTCAAAGAGATGATCACATCCAAGTCGTACTTCCACGAGCTTGAGGATAGGATCATCCACATTTGTCAGGAATTTGGAATTGAATGTGTAAGCGCATTCTGA
- a CDS encoding alanyl-tRNA editing protein, with the protein MTELLYLDDMFLKEFDAKVVFVNDKDVVLDRTAFYPRSGGVACDTGEIIRKSDGLEFKVISVGKSDGEISHEVDHEGLKKGDEVIGRIEWERRYRLMRHHTAAHILSGAFWVRGNVKIGGNEIDIDGGRMDFTLEDFDREKIESYVEKANEIVFQDLPVETYHITREELEVDPNLTKLLMGLPEDIERVRIVDIKGFDKQPDGGCHVLHTSEIGRIKLTKMKNKGKNNRRMYFVLEND; encoded by the coding sequence ATGACCGAGCTCTTGTACCTGGATGATATGTTCTTGAAAGAATTCGATGCCAAGGTGGTCTTTGTAAATGATAAAGATGTTGTTCTAGATCGAACAGCTTTCTATCCCAGGTCAGGAGGAGTTGCCTGCGACACTGGAGAAATAATTAGAAAATCTGATGGTTTAGAGTTCAAGGTAATTTCCGTAGGAAAGTCCGACGGAGAAATTTCCCATGAGGTAGACCATGAGGGGCTTAAGAAAGGGGATGAGGTAATCGGTCGAATAGAATGGGAAAGGAGATATCGACTCATGAGACATCATACCGCTGCCCACATTCTAAGCGGTGCGTTCTGGGTCAGGGGCAATGTGAAAATCGGTGGTAATGAGATTGATATCGACGGAGGCAGAATGGATTTCACCCTTGAAGATTTTGATAGAGAAAAGATCGAAAGCTACGTAGAGAAAGCAAATGAGATCGTATTTCAGGATCTTCCCGTTGAGACATATCACATCACACGAGAAGAGCTTGAAGTTGATCCTAATCTAACAAAATTGTTGATGGGACTACCTGAAGACATCGAAAGGGTAAGAATCGTAGATATCAAAGGGTTCGACAAACAACCGGATGGTGGTTGTCATGTATTACACACTTCTGAAATTGGCAGAATCAAACTCACAAAGATGAAGAACAAAGGGAAGAACAACAGGCGGATGTACTTCGTTCTAGAGAATGATTAG
- a CDS encoding recombinase family protein, producing MRAALYARVSTEDQAKEGFSIAAQLKRLESYCKARGWEPTDRYIDDGHSGREVNRPAYQRMMVERDLWDVLVVLKMDRIHRNSKNFTLMMDDLREWGKEFNSMQESFDTTTAMGRFVMDIIQRIAQLESEQIGERVKFGMTQKARRGNGYLGSGHPYGYSYKDGGLTIIEEEANIAKDIFRRYLDGMSLREIAESLNHLGVPSKTGKEWSKQAISKMLKNPLYCGFIRWDGILRQREHDPIISREVFNRVQIRMRRGIRNRERLGELTLVEQEMGEIGV from the coding sequence CTGAGAGCGGCCCTTTATGCTAGAGTATCGACGGAAGATCAGGCCAAGGAAGGTTTCAGCATAGCTGCCCAACTGAAGCGCCTGGAATCCTATTGCAAGGCCAGAGGTTGGGAACCAACTGACCGTTACATTGATGACGGCCATAGTGGGAGAGAAGTCAATCGCCCAGCTTACCAAAGAATGATGGTTGAAAGAGATCTCTGGGACGTTCTTGTCGTTCTGAAGATGGACCGCATTCACAGGAACAGCAAGAACTTCACACTCATGATGGATGACCTGCGGGAGTGGGGAAAGGAATTCAACTCCATGCAGGAAAGTTTCGACACTACCACCGCAATGGGCCGATTTGTAATGGACATCATACAAAGAATCGCCCAGTTGGAGAGTGAACAGATAGGTGAAAGAGTAAAGTTCGGGATGACGCAAAAAGCAAGAAGGGGAAATGGCTATCTGGGCTCCGGACACCCCTATGGATATTCATATAAAGATGGGGGTTTGACCATCATTGAAGAAGAGGCGAATATCGCGAAGGATATCTTCCGACGATACTTAGATGGAATGAGTCTGCGGGAGATTGCCGAATCGCTAAATCATCTTGGTGTGCCCTCTAAGACCGGGAAGGAGTGGAGCAAGCAAGCGATATCCAAGATGTTGAAGAATCCCCTTTACTGCGGCTTCATTCGATGGGACGGAATCCTTCGTCAGAGGGAACATGATCCAATAATCTCAAGAGAAGTATTCAACCGGGTACAGATCCGGATGAGGCGAGGAATAAGGAATCGTGAGAGGCTCGGTGAACTCACTCTTGTTGAGCAGGAGATGGGTGAGATCGGTGTCTAG
- a CDS encoding GNAT family N-acetyltransferase, translating to MRVLSRFKGNNIEIRPMRETDIPESRRVGQEAWSDLVSRDIGRKIRYPIRPRKIVETYMWKEPKGCLVVYEDDHLVGSAFSHVWGKVGWVGPIEILPESQNRGVGRKLLDACEEYLRGRECQVIGVETMPNIPKNLHFYIMGGYVPRQLTLITEKPVRVSESRPIPRATRELEEKELDTLLPRIVDLSKQVNPLLDYSIEFRALFKKRLGQCMIIDHEGEVGGVALLHSYNRSGDTNFCSIKLVLVDGNLPNPWEAFVDLIFACENKALELGRKRIYSRFSGDNPKMYSVMTNCGFRLANSNIRVVKDGDYIEKTDFHISSWAG from the coding sequence GTGAGGGTGCTTTCCAGATTCAAGGGCAATAACATAGAGATAAGACCAATGCGTGAGACCGATATTCCAGAATCTCGAAGAGTCGGTCAGGAAGCGTGGTCAGATCTGGTATCCAGGGACATCGGCAGGAAGATCCGCTATCCAATCCGACCTAGGAAGATAGTGGAGACATATATGTGGAAGGAACCCAAAGGTTGCCTGGTCGTATATGAGGATGATCATCTGGTAGGTTCCGCATTCTCCCATGTCTGGGGAAAGGTCGGTTGGGTAGGACCGATCGAGATACTTCCGGAAAGTCAGAACAGAGGCGTCGGTAGGAAGCTCCTTGATGCATGTGAGGAATACCTCAGAGGAAGAGAATGTCAGGTAATCGGTGTCGAGACCATGCCAAACATACCCAAGAATCTTCATTTCTACATCATGGGAGGATACGTACCAAGGCAGTTGACTCTCATCACTGAGAAGCCTGTCAGGGTCTCCGAGTCAAGACCGATCCCCCGAGCAACTAGAGAGCTAGAAGAGAAAGAGCTTGACACTCTCTTGCCAAGAATCGTTGATCTTTCAAAGCAGGTTAACCCACTTCTGGATTACTCCATTGAATTCAGGGCTTTGTTCAAGAAACGACTCGGTCAATGCATGATCATTGACCACGAGGGGGAGGTTGGAGGAGTGGCACTTCTTCACTCCTACAATCGATCGGGTGATACGAACTTCTGCTCGATCAAGCTAGTGCTTGTAGACGGCAATCTTCCTAATCCATGGGAGGCATTTGTCGATCTGATATTCGCCTGCGAGAATAAGGCTCTTGAGCTTGGGAGGAAGAGGATCTACTCCCGTTTCTCCGGTGATAATCCCAAGATGTACTCTGTCATGACCAATTGTGGATTCCGTTTGGCCAACTCAAATATTCGAGTGGTTAAGGACGGGGATTATATCGAGAAAACTGACTTTCATATATCCTCCTGGGCAGGATGA
- a CDS encoding recombinase family protein — MSRVAIYTRVSTDDQAKEGYSLDAQKERLEAYCEAQGWTITDFYVDEGHSGRNTQRPEYQRMIEQRDSWDTILVLKMDRIHRNSKNFMIMMENLESWGKKFASMQESLDTSNAVGRFVVDIIQRIAQLESEQIGERTYMGMKQKAESGDGLLGFRIPYGYELKEDGLAPEEFEAEKVRHIFKAYLAGQTMDWISWDLNRQDIPTKKDNLWTLWSISRILHNPVYAGFLRWDNLIISSQHKPLVSIEDFNEVQRIIASRIKNPKHQKFIELPMKKDGVSSEGELTIQL, encoded by the coding sequence GTGTCTAGGGTTGCCATCTACACTAGGGTATCGACGGATGATCAGGCAAAGGAAGGATACTCCCTGGACGCCCAGAAGGAACGTCTCGAGGCCTATTGTGAGGCTCAAGGCTGGACAATCACCGATTTCTATGTAGATGAAGGACACAGCGGAAGGAATACCCAACGACCGGAATACCAACGGATGATCGAACAACGCGACTCGTGGGATACCATTCTGGTACTCAAGATGGACCGCATTCACAGGAACAGCAAGAACTTTATGATTATGATGGAGAACCTCGAAAGTTGGGGGAAGAAGTTTGCCTCTATGCAGGAGTCGCTCGATACCTCCAATGCAGTTGGTAGATTTGTTGTGGACATCATCCAAAGGATCGCTCAGCTTGAAAGTGAGCAGATCGGTGAGCGAACATATATGGGTATGAAGCAAAAAGCAGAATCAGGTGATGGTCTGCTCGGTTTCAGGATACCCTACGGTTATGAATTAAAAGAAGATGGACTGGCTCCTGAAGAATTTGAGGCCGAAAAAGTCAGACATATTTTCAAAGCGTACCTAGCGGGGCAGACAATGGACTGGATTTCCTGGGATCTCAATAGACAGGACATACCGACCAAAAAAGATAATCTCTGGACCCTGTGGTCAATAAGCCGCATCCTTCATAACCCAGTATATGCTGGTTTTCTCAGATGGGACAATTTGATCATTTCCTCGCAACATAAACCATTGGTTTCCATTGAGGACTTCAACGAAGTTCAGAGGATTATTGCTTCCCGGATAAAAAATCCAAAACATCAGAAATTCATTGAACTTCCTATGAAGAAAGATGGAGTTTCTAGTGAAGGTGAACTGACCATCCAGTTATGA
- the larB gene encoding nickel pincer cofactor biosynthesis protein LarB, which produces MDVRDILERYSKGEISSKEAERLLKLDFLERIGDHTLFDHSRSARRGIPEIIFGESKDPNVLAEIVGKLMESRDLVIISRTTPEHYKAINEKIGKRDGVKWAERARMIIVDQRREKPKSGTIGIMAAGTSDITVAEEAREVAEAMGCTVIAAYDVGIAALHRLIAPLKEMMESGCEVLVVVAGMEGALASVVSSLVDIPVIGVPCSVGYGRGGGGEAALLSMLQSCSPGLVVVNIDNGVNAGATAALISKRRALHD; this is translated from the coding sequence ATGGACGTCCGGGACATCCTGGAACGATATTCGAAAGGCGAGATCAGCTCTAAGGAGGCCGAGAGGCTGTTGAAGCTGGATTTCCTAGAGAGAATTGGCGATCATACTCTGTTTGACCACTCCAGAAGTGCTCGAAGGGGCATACCCGAGATCATATTCGGAGAAAGCAAGGACCCAAATGTTCTGGCGGAGATAGTTGGAAAGCTTATGGAGAGCCGTGATCTGGTAATTATCTCTCGAACAACCCCTGAGCATTACAAGGCTATCAATGAGAAGATAGGTAAGAGAGATGGAGTAAAATGGGCTGAAAGAGCCCGTATGATCATTGTGGATCAGAGACGGGAGAAACCAAAGTCAGGCACGATAGGGATTATGGCTGCTGGAACCTCCGACATTACTGTGGCGGAAGAGGCGAGAGAGGTAGCAGAAGCTATGGGGTGCACTGTGATTGCAGCGTACGATGTTGGCATAGCTGCCCTCCATAGATTAATTGCACCGCTCAAGGAAATGATGGAATCGGGTTGCGAGGTGCTCGTCGTGGTGGCTGGAATGGAGGGGGCATTGGCCTCGGTGGTATCAAGCCTGGTTGATATACCCGTAATAGGGGTTCCTTGCAGTGTGGGGTATGGCAGGGGAGGTGGGGGGGAGGCAGCACTACTCTCAATGCTGCAGTCTTGCTCCCCTGGACTCGTGGTAGTGAACATAGATAATGGAGTCAACGCCGGGGCCACTGCTGCATTGATCAGCAAGAGGCGAGCTCTGCACGATTAA
- a CDS encoding DUF1059 domain-containing protein yields the protein MVTLKCPMCGLEFTADTEEEAKKMLIEHRKEEHDKEEK from the coding sequence ATGGTCACCTTGAAATGCCCAATGTGTGGGTTGGAATTCACTGCCGACACCGAGGAAGAAGCCAAGAAGATGCTGATAGAACATCGTAAGGAGGAGCACGATAAAGAGGAAAAGTGA
- a CDS encoding TldD/PmbA family protein, protein MKSEEICSLVLQECKAEGATDTVVTVMELEEVMIRFSNNQITVTKNLNETTADIFTFVKERKAGTDLADLSKRSLKATARRLVAEAKSSPPGDVYAPLPQGPFTYSRALLNQPSIDLNPNMIVGHVEAAVEAGLKEGAKRIAGSLIARNIRITLQTSGEAFGVALKSSIELSLRAFGEGQSSGHAVSVSGTEREFNAEAAGREAGMLSRSSASPQDGVPGECDAVLGPLVFADLINQVGRASSAFFVDAGLSFLTNKVGEKVSSRHLSVEDDGTQAGTYGSFPFDLEGLPVRKTPIIEKGELKGYLHNSTTAKKMETETTANAGLINPHPFNLIVESGKGTTEELISKVDSGIYVTNDWYLRYQNWTNGDFSMIPRDAMFVIKDGELGGPIKELRISDNIPRMLQSVEELSGDRKWIKWWEVDTPTLTPAALIKDTKFTKSTM, encoded by the coding sequence GTGAAGTCCGAGGAGATTTGCAGCCTCGTGCTCCAAGAGTGCAAGGCAGAGGGCGCAACCGATACGGTGGTCACCGTCATGGAGCTTGAGGAAGTAATGATAAGATTCTCCAACAACCAGATAACGGTCACGAAGAACTTGAACGAGACCACTGCTGATATCTTCACCTTCGTGAAGGAAAGGAAGGCTGGCACGGATCTCGCAGACCTCTCAAAGAGGTCTTTGAAAGCAACCGCAAGAAGGTTGGTAGCTGAAGCAAAATCAAGTCCACCTGGCGATGTCTACGCTCCCCTACCGCAAGGGCCATTCACTTATTCTAGGGCTCTTCTCAATCAACCAAGCATTGATCTTAATCCGAACATGATTGTTGGTCACGTGGAAGCGGCTGTAGAGGCAGGTTTGAAAGAAGGGGCAAAGAGAATAGCTGGTTCATTGATCGCTAGGAACATCAGAATCACACTTCAGACCAGCGGTGAAGCCTTTGGTGTTGCCCTCAAATCAAGCATTGAACTCTCTTTGAGGGCCTTTGGAGAGGGACAATCTTCGGGTCATGCCGTCTCTGTTTCTGGAACCGAGAGGGAGTTTAATGCCGAGGCTGCTGGACGCGAGGCAGGCATGCTTTCGAGATCATCAGCCTCCCCTCAGGACGGAGTTCCGGGGGAATGCGACGCCGTCCTAGGACCTCTGGTCTTCGCTGATCTTATCAATCAGGTCGGAAGAGCCTCATCTGCCTTCTTCGTGGACGCTGGACTATCATTTTTAACTAACAAAGTGGGAGAGAAGGTGTCTTCCAGACACCTGTCGGTGGAAGATGATGGTACCCAGGCAGGAACCTATGGTTCATTCCCCTTCGATCTAGAAGGGCTTCCCGTCCGAAAGACTCCCATAATCGAAAAAGGAGAACTCAAGGGGTATCTCCACAACAGCACTACGGCCAAGAAGATGGAAACCGAGACAACAGCCAATGCTGGCCTGATCAATCCTCATCCCTTCAATCTGATTGTGGAAAGCGGCAAAGGAACTACTGAAGAACTTATCTCTAAAGTAGACAGCGGTATCTATGTCACGAACGATTGGTATCTAAGGTACCAGAACTGGACAAATGGAGATTTCTCCATGATACCCAGGGATGCGATGTTCGTCATCAAGGATGGAGAACTAGGCGGTCCCATAAAAGAATTGAGGATCAGCGACAACATACCAAGAATGCTCCAATCCGTGGAAGAACTCAGCGGAGACAGAAAGTGGATCAAATGGTGGGAGGTAGATACTCCAACTCTAACACCGGCCGCTCTGATCAAAGATACCAAGTTCACCAAGTCGACGATGTGA
- the larE gene encoding ATP-dependent sacrificial sulfur transferase LarE, which yields MDTVETKLGHLRNTLSSMDNLAVAFSGGIDSSLILRVASDLPEIRVMALMAVSELVSQHESSEAERIAESLEVPFRKVSVQVMENDAFVENSKERCYLCKRMIFERLLEAARKENLDILVDGTNLDDLGEDRPGLRALEELGVRSPLAEIRISKTDVREMARRLNMENVERPENTCLATRIPRGQMITLEKLQRIDDAESFLRSLGVQQLRVRDHEDLARIEVLPDQFEIILNNANAIAIRFRELGFRFITLDLEGFRSGSLG from the coding sequence GTGGATACAGTGGAGACCAAGCTCGGCCATCTGAGGAATACACTGTCTTCTATGGACAACCTGGCGGTTGCCTTCTCTGGGGGCATTGACAGTTCCCTGATTCTCAGAGTGGCGAGCGATTTGCCGGAAATCAGAGTGATGGCCTTAATGGCGGTTTCGGAATTGGTTTCCCAACATGAGAGTTCCGAAGCTGAGAGAATTGCAGAATCACTGGAAGTTCCTTTTCGTAAAGTATCTGTCCAGGTCATGGAAAACGATGCCTTTGTTGAAAACAGCAAGGAAAGATGCTACCTCTGCAAGAGAATGATTTTCGAAAGGCTTCTCGAGGCCGCGAGAAAAGAGAATTTGGACATTCTTGTAGACGGGACGAATCTCGATGACCTTGGAGAGGACAGGCCAGGCTTGAGAGCTCTCGAAGAACTGGGTGTCAGGAGCCCCTTGGCCGAAATTCGAATCTCCAAGACCGATGTAAGGGAGATGGCTCGCAGGCTGAACATGGAAAATGTTGAAAGACCAGAGAACACTTGCCTGGCCACCCGAATCCCAAGGGGACAGATGATCACCCTAGAAAAACTGCAGAGGATCGATGATGCTGAGTCATTCCTTCGCTCTCTGGGGGTCCAACAGCTCAGGGTGAGAGACCATGAGGACCTTGCCAGAATTGAAGTCCTTCCAGACCAATTTGAGATCATACTCAACAACGCCAATGCGATAGCTATTCGATTTCGAGAGCTAGGATTTCGCTTCATCACCCTGGATTTAGAAGGATTTAGAAGCGGTAGCCTGGGTTGA
- a CDS encoding YbhB/YbcL family Raf kinase inhibitor-like protein: MKIESPAFREGEMIPKRFTCDGEDISPPLSWKEVPNGTRSLAIICDDPDASTGTWDHWILFNIDPSKGGLPEAVSKERRLPGGEIHGKNSWGRSYYGGPCPPPGKPHRYIFKLFALDTRLSISPGSNKSELLESMKKHILDKARLVGIYGR, translated from the coding sequence TTGAAGATCGAGAGCCCAGCTTTCAGAGAGGGGGAGATGATTCCGAAGAGGTTCACCTGTGATGGTGAAGATATTTCCCCTCCGCTTTCATGGAAGGAGGTTCCTAATGGGACCAGATCTCTGGCCATCATCTGCGACGATCCAGATGCTTCAACAGGTACTTGGGATCACTGGATCTTGTTCAACATAGATCCGTCAAAAGGAGGACTACCCGAGGCCGTGTCCAAGGAAAGGCGATTGCCCGGAGGGGAAATCCATGGAAAGAACAGTTGGGGCAGATCCTATTATGGAGGTCCCTGTCCACCCCCTGGAAAGCCTCATCGCTATATCTTCAAACTTTTCGCATTAGATACAAGACTATCAATATCTCCTGGATCTAATAAATCCGAGTTGTTGGAGTCGATGAAAAAGCATATTTTGGACAAGGCACGATTGGTGGGAATTTACGGCAGATGA